The genome window CACAAAAGCCACTGCAACATTCCATCAAATCATCTATGCTGCACCCACATTCATCATCACACAATCCATCGTACCCATGCTCTTTCAAGTACGCCTCAATGATTTCCCTAACCGTCATCACGCCTCTCCTTTCGCCCCGGTTGGGGTTAATTCTTCGGCCTCCGTCTGAATGTTGAACCACTTGTCCTCGATGAAGTGGCCGACGATACGTGCCCAACCCTTGTCGTCAATCTTGACTCGGCAAGGTCGGCCAACCAATTCCTCCCATGAATCGACCCCTATCGTTTCAAGAACGCGCCGAATCATCTTGCATGGCAAGGTATCAAGACCGAAATTCCCGTACCCTTGACGACTTCCGCCGTAATCCATTTGAAGGCTGAAAACCATTATCCCATGATCTTCGATTCCCAAAAACGTCTCACGTATAACAGCATTTTTAACACAGTTCGTTTCCATCCCTCACTCCTTCCCGGCCGGTGGTTGGCCGGATGACATTTTCATTTTTCTCCGGTCGGCCCCGTTCAACTGGAAGAACCGGCACCATGTATGATCGGCCAGTCGGGAATAACTGCGTTGGAATCCCGGCATCGGCTTCAAGTCCTTTGCATCCAGATTGGTCGAGAACCAAGTAGAAAGCCCGTGGTCGTAACGGTACTCGATCAGGTCTTCCAACCGCGACATCTGCCACGGGGTTGTCCCTCTCTTGAACAGGTCGTCGATGATGACAAACGGCACCTTCGACAGTTCCCCGACCGTCATAATCCCGTTGACATCATTATCGTTGACCTCGGCCATGATAACGTCCAGCAACTCGTCGTAGGTCAGGAAGATGCAGTACCTCGCCACCCCGGAGATCATGGAGCCGGCCGTCCCGTCTGCGGACTCGAATATCTGCATCACCCAGTCCTTGAATCCGGCCGATAATAGACCCGACTTGCCCGTTCCCACCGGACCCGCCAGAATGAACGACGGCGGGAAAGCGGTCTCCAGTTTGATTGACTCCTTGATGGCCCTCTCGACCTCCGGGTGGAAAGCGTCGTACCAATAGGGAATCTCTTTGGGGCCGATGCCAATGCGCCGGGCGACTTCCTCGGCCGCTTTCTTTTTGTCTGCCTCAAACATTTCCGCCCAGAGCCTACATTTCCCGCTCACCGGAAGGGCCGGAGAATGTTGACGGGGTTGGGTTTGTTCGTTGTTTGCCGGTGAATTTGCCATTGCCCTGCCCTTTCTTGGGAATATTGTTTTTCAGGAACCGATACCAGTCCTTCTTGTTGGCGCGAGGGGAACCCTCGTACCGTTCCAGCCATTCCGACAGGCTCTTGACCCTGCCGTAGAGAATCCACGGCCATTCCGCCTTTTCATATCCGAGAGCTTCCCGAAGCCGTTCGATTTCATCCGGGTACATATTGATCCAGAGTCGGAGCCGTTTGGCGGGCGTCCGGCCTTCTTCCTGTTCCGGTGTCAGGCGCTTGGTCATAGGCCATGCTCCTTTTTCCATTCGTCGAAGGTCAGGAAAACAATATCGGCCCCCTTCATGGCGATGTCCTTGCCCCATTCGTGAATTTGATATATCCGGCCCTCCACGTATTCGATGTACTCCTCCATCACCTGCTTGTCCCGCAAGAGGGTATTGACGTTTATATCAACCATGACTCCTCCTAAAATGGTGCGTTCTTTGACAACCCGCAGTCGGCCACACAGATCGCGTCGGCCTTCCCGGTCTTGACTGCCTTATTCCCCGTCAACTCGAATAACGGGTACTTCCGTTGGACGTATTCGATGGCGATGGATTTGTTCCCTTTGTTGTACCCGCCCAGAACCTCATCCTGCCAAATCTTCGGGGTGTAGAGGTCGTAGGGAATCCGCCACGCGATTGCCATGCCCATGATGGCATAGGCCAGCTCACGGGTCACTCCCTTGGCCGGGATCATCCTGAATTTCATCTTGTGGGTGATCGGGTCGAACACCGGCTTGCCGCCCTTCAGTTCCGGCGCCATCACGATAGACGGCGGGACTTCGATATAGATGCCAGTCAGGACATACCCGTTGGCAGTCCAAACAGCCGGGTCGATCAAGGCCCTGACCTTGTGATAATCGTACTTGGTCTTGTCGGCCTGAATACCGATCAGCGGCACCGGGTCGGCGAAAATCACGCCATTCTTTCCGACGCCGACAATCGCTCCGTATTTTCCGGGATCAACCCCGATGACCAGCCATTTCGTGTCCATCCTTGCCTCCTAAAATGCTTCGGTTAATGTCGTCTGTAACTCTTGGAAGCGCGTGTATTTGTCCTCGAAGTACAGGTCTACCGTTCCCACCGGACCGTTGCGCTGCGCCAAGACAATCAATTCCGCCGCCCCGGTGAATCGCCCGATGTCCTTATCCTTCTTATTCGCATACAGTTCCGGCCTGAATATCCCAAACACGTTGTCGGCATGGCGTTCAATATGTCCGCTCTCTGCCAAGTCGGACAATTTGGGCCGTGGTTCTCTCCTCTTTTCCGTCTCTCGACTCAACTGCGAGGCCGCGACCACCGGGATTTTCAATTCCTTTGCCAGCCGCACAAGGGACAACGTGATAGCACCCACCATCAGCCGTTCGGAGAAATACTTCTGGGTTGAGGTCAACAACTGCAAATAGTCGATGAACACGATGTCGCAGAGACCCTGAGACCGGGCGCGGGAAGCCTCTGCGCAAAGGGCGTTAATGTCGATGGAATCCCGGTCGTCGATGTAGTAGGCCCACCCGTCCATTTCGGCGGATGTCCGGGCGATTGCCTCCCAGTCCTTGTCGGCCACACGTCCATGCCGTAGATCGACAGAGTTCAACCCGGCCTCGGCACACATGGACCGAAGGGCAAACTGTCCCCCTGCCATTTCCGCGCTGAACATCAGGATTTTATGTTCCCGCCGTTTGGCGATATTCGTGGCGATGCAGTTCAACAGGGCCGTTTTGCCGTTCTTCGGTCGGCCGGCGATGATGGTCAGTTCCCCAGGTTGAAACCCGACTGTCATTTCATCGAGTTTGGCGAATCCGGCCATTATCCCCGGTTTCCGGGTCTTGGACTGAACCTCGTCTATCCGGGTAATCAGATCGGGTAGATAACTGGAAATAAGGCGGACGGGCTGCCGCTCCTTGGTGAATGAGGAGGCCGTCAACAAAGCGGAAGCCTCGTCCGCCAGTTCCGTCGGTGTCTTTTCCTGCCGATACCCCTGATTAACTATGTCGCTGGCAATCTCTATGATTCTGCGAAGGCGGTACTTTTCCAGAATCATTTCGGCATGGTATTCCACGTTGGCAGATGTCGCCATCCCGGTAACAAGACCAGCAATATAGGTCCGTCCCCCGCAGTCCGGCAAGATGTCCCGCCGTTCCAGTTCTTCGCAGACGGATACCAGTTCCACCGGCTCCTTTGAATCGTAGAGGGTCTGGATGACCTCGAATATCCGGCGATGGGCCGCCGAATAGAACATCCCGCTCAAGGTGATAATAGCGAACACCTTTGCCAGAGTCAGGCGGTCGCCATCGAGGAGCATGGCACCCAGAA of Candidatus Micrarchaeia archaeon contains these proteins:
- a CDS encoding replicative DNA helicase, whose protein sequence is MSERVPPHSQDAEQALLGAMLLDGDRLTLAKVFAIITLSGMFYSAAHRRIFEVIQTLYDSKEPVELVSVCEELERRDILPDCGGRTYIAGLVTGMATSANVEYHAEMILEKYRLRRIIEIASDIVNQGYRQEKTPTELADEASALLTASSFTKERQPVRLISSYLPDLITRIDEVQSKTRKPGIMAGFAKLDEMTVGFQPGELTIIAGRPKNGKTALLNCIATNIAKRREHKILMFSAEMAGGQFALRSMCAEAGLNSVDLRHGRVADKDWEAIARTSAEMDGWAYYIDDRDSIDINALCAEASRARSQGLCDIVFIDYLQLLTSTQKYFSERLMVGAITLSLVRLAKELKIPVVAASQLSRETEKRREPRPKLSDLAESGHIERHADNVFGIFRPELYANKKDKDIGRFTGAAELIVLAQRNGPVGTVDLYFEDKYTRFQELQTTLTEAF